A window from Chryseobacterium vaccae encodes these proteins:
- a CDS encoding helix-turn-helix domain-containing protein: MPGISKENKQKRNNLLQKILKSNVWILFFIALFPIFIGGQTGPDFSISTDKAFQKLYQNPEDCISYSQSLLISDKNPEHKIILRKIISQAYALQGNYVQAVNISNQKEDENPNETLSHFIQLFGDYNLADQYQNLGLYGQSQKIITRVLADRELLKSSHLKERMTIAKLFQLQAINSGVNRNYNTALQLLDKSDRYLDGNNEENRIISQENIIFRATFLMRINKLEESKKLLDLVIQDIESHGNDAFLAAFAYESISRYFFMKEDYTTAVKYLDEGFSKIEGLPYHDMKVIFYELFAKNYLALNNDEKYHYYNNLYTELKTKIDSSKKEGIQYIVKLVENYHHKDIEFQRQSKLSQFKIITTVILFFIITAGGYFLYESGRSKDLKKQLVFFEKLKERENAIPLKTEGPKDEPQKVNKPQEKDPPKISKEKEDEILQKLKEWEQTDNYLNKNMSISVLSAQTGINTKYLSEVINNHKEKNFNGYINELRINHIAHLLKTDPAYLNYKVSYLAEHSGFSSHGAFTNVFKSITGMSPNTYIQEIIKNKRL; this comes from the coding sequence ATGCCAGGAATATCAAAGGAAAACAAGCAGAAAAGAAACAATCTGCTGCAAAAAATACTGAAAAGTAATGTCTGGATATTATTTTTCATCGCCTTGTTCCCTATTTTTATTGGCGGGCAAACCGGTCCGGATTTTAGCATTTCGACGGACAAAGCTTTTCAGAAATTGTATCAAAATCCGGAGGATTGTATCAGCTATTCACAGAGTCTTCTGATCAGTGATAAAAATCCTGAGCATAAAATTATTCTCAGAAAAATCATTTCACAGGCTTATGCTCTCCAGGGAAATTATGTTCAGGCGGTGAATATCTCCAATCAAAAGGAAGATGAAAACCCAAACGAAACCCTCTCCCACTTTATCCAGCTGTTCGGGGATTATAATCTGGCCGACCAATATCAGAATCTGGGACTATACGGACAGTCTCAAAAAATAATCACCAGGGTTCTGGCTGACCGTGAGCTTTTAAAAAGCAGCCATCTGAAAGAAAGGATGACTATTGCCAAACTGTTTCAGCTGCAGGCCATCAACTCAGGAGTTAACCGTAATTATAATACAGCGCTTCAGCTCCTTGATAAAAGTGACCGGTATCTCGACGGAAATAATGAAGAAAACCGGATTATAAGCCAAGAAAATATCATCTTCCGTGCTACTTTTCTGATGAGGATTAATAAATTGGAAGAATCAAAAAAATTGCTGGACCTCGTAATACAGGATATTGAAAGCCATGGAAATGATGCTTTTCTCGCCGCTTTTGCGTATGAAAGTATATCCCGTTATTTTTTCATGAAAGAAGATTATACAACTGCTGTAAAATATCTTGATGAGGGTTTCTCAAAGATTGAAGGGCTGCCTTATCACGATATGAAAGTTATTTTTTACGAATTGTTTGCCAAAAATTATCTGGCTCTCAATAACGATGAAAAGTATCATTATTACAATAACCTTTATACGGAGCTGAAAACCAAAATTGATTCCAGCAAAAAAGAGGGAATACAGTATATTGTAAAACTGGTTGAAAACTACCATCACAAAGACATTGAATTTCAGAGACAAAGCAAACTCAGCCAGTTCAAAATTATTACTACCGTTATCCTTTTCTTTATTATAACAGCAGGAGGATATTTTTTATATGAATCTGGAAGAAGTAAAGACCTGAAAAAGCAGCTCGTATTTTTTGAAAAGCTGAAAGAGAGGGAAAATGCAATACCCCTTAAAACAGAAGGTCCGAAAGATGAACCCCAAAAGGTAAATAAACCTCAGGAAAAAGATCCGCCGAAAATTTCCAAAGAAAAGGAAGACGAAATTCTTCAAAAGCTGAAAGAATGGGAGCAGACAGATAATTATCTGAACAAGAATATGTCTATTTCGGTCCTTTCTGCGCAGACTGGGATCAATACAAAGTATCTGTCGGAGGTCATTAATAACCATAAAGAAAAAAACTTCAATGGCTACATTAACGAACTGAGAATTAACCATATTGCGCATTTGCTAAAGACCGACCCCGCTTATCTCAATTACAAGGTAAGCTATCTTGCAGAGCATTCGGGATTTTCTTCGCACGGTGCCTTTACAAACGTTTTTAAATCTATAACAGGGATGTCTCCTAATACCTATATCCAGGAAATCATTAAAAATAAAAGATTATGA
- a CDS encoding T9SS type A sorting domain-containing protein: MRKHYLLWMILLLPFLQLNAQTYCTPASGGTNSTYYLKNAVFSDQGSFYYDAAAYQAYVNNSASHIVTSYPGGTVKVHLEFAGSGTKSLVWVDWNANGDFNDFYENPIGTSAYSFVDDQFFIPPAQAPGIYRIRVQTGTNLNTAPNPCGPNAGNNGNFVDFSLKIEAAPTCFVPSALTSNNVTTNTASISWTAPSTAPGSGYEYYYTSSPTVPDASTTASGSSTATSASISGLDPFTTYYYYVRSVCSTSSKSAWSLRGTFKTKCSPMTYMFEDFENATAGANYVVDCWERIITGTGYQAISGTAGVNGTKAMNQNTSGTANAVIAVLPAFSNVNAGTHWLRFKAKTASSAAGLLDIGYVTNDTDASTFVNIQSVSVGNTAYDGYEYSVVIPSTVPANAKLAIRNAGVPNNSLYFDNVYWEPKPTCITPSNVVLSGVTSASVTIGWTAPTPAPASGYDIYYSTSNTAPDASTPPNATGVTANPYTVQGLNSATTYYFWVRARCSTTDQSAWTNIVSALTLCAPKTALFENFDSYNAGLITNVPCWGRLVTGTGSVNINATGAYSGTKHIMQRPVTGSSMAILPELSNINAGTHSLRFRAYCSANTGVMHIGYVTDPTNIASFVLIQNVNITNTSYTGASEYSIAVPNMVPANARLAIFIDGANLNYYYDDISWAPTVALGVSEIAAKHDIVIYPNPFTDTITISGEVALQSISVYDISGKLVKQIQSSEKIVSLHELNSGVYMIKLIMKNGTSKTIKAVKK; the protein is encoded by the coding sequence ATGAGAAAGCATTACCTCTTATGGATGATTTTACTTCTTCCGTTTTTACAGCTGAATGCACAGACGTACTGTACCCCGGCCAGTGGAGGAACAAATTCCACCTATTATCTGAAAAATGCTGTTTTTTCAGATCAGGGGTCCTTTTACTATGATGCAGCAGCCTATCAGGCTTATGTAAACAATTCTGCGAGCCATATCGTGACTTCCTATCCCGGAGGAACAGTGAAAGTACATCTGGAATTTGCAGGAAGCGGAACCAAATCTCTGGTATGGGTAGACTGGAATGCCAATGGAGATTTTAATGATTTCTATGAAAATCCAATAGGAACATCTGCTTATTCCTTTGTGGATGATCAATTCTTTATTCCACCTGCACAGGCTCCGGGAATTTACAGAATAAGGGTACAGACGGGAACAAACCTTAATACTGCACCCAACCCTTGTGGACCTAATGCCGGTAACAATGGAAACTTTGTAGACTTCAGCTTAAAAATTGAGGCTGCTCCAACCTGCTTTGTTCCTTCCGCTCTTACCTCAAATAATGTAACAACGAATACAGCTTCTATTTCCTGGACAGCTCCTTCCACAGCACCGGGAAGTGGTTACGAATATTATTATACCTCTTCTCCAACTGTTCCGGATGCTTCTACGACAGCTTCGGGATCAAGTACAGCAACCTCTGCTTCTATCAGTGGACTGGATCCTTTTACTACTTATTATTACTATGTAAGATCGGTTTGCAGTACATCCAGTAAAAGTGCATGGTCATTAAGAGGAACATTTAAAACAAAATGCAGCCCTATGACCTATATGTTTGAAGATTTTGAAAATGCGACAGCAGGGGCGAATTACGTTGTAGACTGTTGGGAGAGAATAATAACAGGGACTGGTTATCAGGCTATTAGTGGTACAGCTGGTGTAAATGGTACAAAAGCGATGAACCAGAATACCAGCGGTACAGCCAATGCTGTAATTGCAGTTCTCCCGGCATTCAGTAATGTAAATGCGGGAACTCACTGGCTGAGATTCAAAGCAAAAACGGCGAGTAGTGCAGCAGGTCTGCTGGATATCGGATATGTTACCAATGATACGGATGCTTCTACTTTTGTAAACATTCAGTCAGTAAGTGTAGGCAATACAGCATATGACGGATATGAATATTCGGTAGTTATTCCGAGTACAGTTCCTGCCAATGCAAAACTGGCCATAAGAAACGCTGGTGTTCCGAACAACAGTCTGTATTTTGATAATGTTTATTGGGAGCCTAAGCCAACATGCATAACTCCGTCTAACGTAGTATTATCAGGTGTTACCAGTGCCTCTGTTACTATTGGCTGGACCGCTCCGACACCAGCTCCTGCATCAGGATATGATATTTATTACAGTACAAGTAATACGGCTCCTGATGCTTCTACACCGCCAAATGCAACCGGAGTAACGGCAAATCCTTATACAGTGCAAGGCCTTAACTCTGCAACAACCTATTATTTCTGGGTAAGAGCAAGATGCAGCACCACAGACCAGAGTGCATGGACCAATATTGTTTCTGCATTAACACTTTGTGCCCCGAAAACAGCACTCTTTGAAAATTTTGATTCTTATAATGCCGGTCTTATTACAAATGTTCCATGTTGGGGAAGATTGGTTACAGGAACAGGAAGTGTAAATATCAACGCAACAGGAGCTTATTCAGGAACAAAACATATTATGCAGAGACCTGTTACAGGATCTTCTATGGCTATCTTACCTGAATTGAGTAATATTAATGCAGGAACACATTCACTGAGATTCAGAGCTTATTGCAGCGCAAATACAGGGGTGATGCACATCGGATATGTAACTGATCCAACGAATATCGCTTCATTTGTATTGATTCAGAATGTAAATATTACCAATACATCCTACACAGGAGCGAGTGAGTACAGCATAGCGGTTCCTAATATGGTTCCTGCTAATGCAAGACTTGCCATATTTATAGATGGTGCCAATCTTAATTATTATTACGATGATATATCCTGGGCACCAACTGTTGCTTTGGGAGTGAGTGAAATAGCAGCAAAACATGATATTGTTATTTATCCTAATCCGTTTACAGATACGATTACTATCTCAGGAGAGGTAGCACTACAATCGATTTCAGTATATGATATTTCAGGGAAATTGGTGAAACAGATACAGTCTTCTGAAAAAATAGTTTCATTACACGAGCTTAACTCAGGAGTGTACATGATTAAATTAATCATGAAGAACGGAACTTCGAAAACCATAAAAGCAGTTAAAAAGTAA
- a CDS encoding copper resistance protein NlpE N-terminal domain-containing protein, with translation MKKILTATVFILLTGFIVSCNSVKTSENGSTTTAATFKSGKYAGKTPSGNVVITFKPDQTFTLQETIPGSTDPMSSTGTWKYDEGSKKIILAYKDIADRVTTFSIVNSKTIQMNSGSAWTTQTSGSEYNLILQ, from the coding sequence ATGAAAAAGATTTTAACAGCCACTGTTTTCATTTTATTAACAGGATTCATTGTTTCCTGTAATTCTGTGAAAACGTCTGAAAACGGAAGTACTACCACAGCTGCGACATTTAAATCAGGAAAATATGCAGGGAAAACGCCCTCCGGAAATGTAGTTATTACGTTCAAGCCGGATCAGACTTTTACTCTGCAGGAAACTATACCGGGGAGTACAGATCCTATGTCCAGCACCGGCACATGGAAATATGATGAAGGCTCTAAAAAAATAATTCTCGCTTATAAAGATATTGCCGACAGGGTAACAACATTCTCCATCGTTAACAGCAAAACGATCCAGATGAACAGCGGAAGTGCCTGGACTACACAGACATCAGGCTCCGAATACAATTTAATTTTACAGTAA
- a CDS encoding fibronectin type III domain-containing protein, whose translation MRKHYLLFWMILLLPFLSLNAQTYCIPVSGGTNSTYYLKNAVFSDQGALYYDAAAYQAYVDNSASHTVTSYPGSTVKVHLEFAGNGTKALVWVDWNANGDFNDFYENPIGVSGYSTVDDQFFVPPTLAPGIYRIRVQTGTTLTTSPNPCGPNAGNNGNFVDFSLKIEPAAPTCFVPSSLTSNNITTSTASISWTAPSTAPGNGYEYYYTSSAAAPDASATASGGSSATSASISGLDAFTTYYYYVRSVCSASSKSAWSLRGIFKTKCNPVTSMFQDFESGTTGTLYNLDCWDKIILGNGTQSINNTVGVNGSKGMYQYANGAANTVIAVLPAFSNVNAGTHWLRFKAKVSSGTGTLDVGYVTNDTDASSFVNIQSVTMTNTTMDGYEYSVVIPNTVPANARLAVRHGGVPNTIIYWDNMYWEPKPTCFTPGNIVLSNATSSGADISWTAAVPAPASGYDIYYSTSNIPPTSTTPPNVTGTTANSYTLQGLNSATTYYIWVRSRCSSTDQSTWSNIASVLTLCAPKTSLFENFEAYNNGSIASVPCWGRLTTGSGIVNVDAYSGGYSGTKQVFQRPVTGSSMAVLPELSNINAGTHSLKFRAYCSAATGKMKIGYVTNPTDINSFVLIQDVNITNTSYTGASEYVVAVPNTVPTNAKLAIFTTFADGGNVIYYYDDVSWAPTVALGVNEVTAKHDIIIYPNPFTDVITISGEIKLKSVVVYDASGKMVKELRFPEKTISLQELNAGVYMIRLIMMDGTSKTIKAVKK comes from the coding sequence ATGAGAAAACATTACCTGTTATTTTGGATGATTTTACTTCTTCCGTTTTTATCACTGAATGCACAGACCTATTGTATTCCTGTCAGTGGAGGAACAAACTCCACGTATTATCTGAAAAACGCTGTTTTTTCGGATCAGGGGGCATTATATTATGATGCAGCGGCTTACCAGGCTTATGTGGATAATTCCGCAAGTCATACAGTAACCTCATATCCAGGAAGTACGGTAAAGGTACATCTGGAATTTGCAGGAAACGGAACCAAAGCCCTTGTATGGGTAGACTGGAATGCGAATGGAGATTTTAATGATTTTTATGAAAATCCGATAGGAGTATCGGGCTACTCAACAGTTGATGATCAGTTTTTTGTTCCGCCAACACTGGCACCGGGTATTTACAGGATAAGAGTACAGACGGGAACAACGCTTACTACTTCTCCTAATCCCTGTGGACCTAATGCTGGTAACAATGGCAACTTTGTAGATTTCAGCTTGAAAATTGAACCTGCAGCTCCAACCTGCTTTGTGCCTTCTTCTCTTACGTCAAATAATATAACAACGAGTACGGCTTCTATTTCGTGGACGGCTCCTTCCACGGCACCCGGAAATGGTTACGAATATTATTATACCTCTTCTGCAGCGGCTCCTGATGCTTCCGCTACAGCTTCGGGAGGAAGCTCAGCAACTTCTGCTTCTATCAGCGGATTAGATGCATTTACTACCTATTATTACTATGTAAGATCTGTTTGCAGTGCATCCAGTAAAAGTGCATGGTCTTTAAGAGGAATATTTAAAACGAAATGTAATCCGGTGACTTCTATGTTTCAGGATTTTGAAAGCGGAACCACTGGAACTCTTTACAATCTGGACTGCTGGGATAAGATTATTTTAGGAAATGGTACACAATCCATTAACAACACAGTGGGGGTGAACGGATCAAAAGGAATGTACCAATATGCAAATGGTGCTGCCAATACCGTTATTGCAGTGCTTCCGGCATTCAGTAATGTCAATGCAGGAACCCACTGGCTGAGGTTTAAAGCCAAGGTAAGCAGCGGAACCGGAACGCTGGATGTAGGTTACGTTACCAATGATACAGATGCATCGTCTTTTGTGAATATTCAGTCTGTTACCATGACCAATACAACGATGGATGGTTATGAATATTCGGTAGTCATTCCGAACACGGTGCCTGCCAATGCACGACTGGCTGTAAGACATGGAGGAGTACCCAACACCATCATATACTGGGATAATATGTATTGGGAACCCAAACCAACCTGCTTTACTCCGGGGAATATTGTTTTATCCAACGCGACCAGTTCAGGAGCGGATATCTCATGGACAGCTGCTGTACCTGCGCCTGCTTCAGGGTATGATATTTATTACAGTACAAGCAATATACCCCCAACGTCAACAACACCTCCCAATGTAACAGGAACAACTGCAAATTCTTATACCTTGCAGGGATTGAATTCTGCGACAACCTATTATATCTGGGTAAGGTCAAGATGCAGCAGTACAGATCAGAGTACCTGGTCAAATATTGCATCCGTACTTACGCTGTGTGCTCCGAAAACATCTCTTTTTGAAAACTTTGAAGCTTACAATAACGGATCAATTGCCAGTGTGCCTTGTTGGGGAAGACTGACCACAGGAAGCGGGATTGTAAACGTTGATGCCTATAGTGGTGGTTATTCAGGGACTAAACAGGTTTTCCAGAGACCAGTTACAGGGTCTTCTATGGCCGTTTTACCTGAATTGAGCAATATTAATGCAGGAACACACTCATTAAAGTTCAGAGCGTATTGCAGTGCGGCTACCGGTAAAATGAAAATTGGTTATGTGACAAATCCAACGGACATTAACTCATTTGTACTTATTCAGGATGTAAATATTACCAATACCTCTTATACAGGAGCAAGCGAATATGTGGTAGCAGTTCCTAATACGGTTCCTACCAATGCAAAACTGGCCATATTCACCACTTTCGCCGACGGTGGAAACGTGATCTATTATTATGATGATGTATCCTGGGCACCTACTGTTGCTTTGGGTGTAAATGAAGTAACGGCAAAACATGATATTATTATCTATCCTAATCCGTTTACGGATGTCATTACAATTTCGGGAGAGATAAAGCTGAAGTCTGTAGTGGTGTATGATGCTTCAGGAAAAATGGTAAAAGAGCTGAGATTTCCTGAGAAAACAATTTCATTACAAGAGCTTAATGCTGGGGTGTACATGATCAGATTAATCATGATGGATGGTACCTCCAAAACCATAAAAGCAGTCAAAAAATAA
- a CDS encoding T9SS type B sorting domain-containing protein: MIPKEIFYHTKQWSAFSKKLLFGFLLLLFASNDLFSQRDTEHWFAPMMSRLNRNNDRQALFLSTDSTVPFPVTIYNNNIAIGTVTISKGNPQTFDIPMELMIADSQTELFKATTRGLYVKGKKPFFCTFRFSVKAHAEILTSKGKAGIGKKFYTAYGPITISSSVYNFSCGILATEDNTTVTVSGYKPSVQFSNGTNGTNTPSMTFTLNKGQSYILDGLGNIPGNQTGFIGAKIEATKPITVTNGNFNGQIVGSNNGGDILMDQSIPVERIGDEYVLMKGMALLAENTEGAIVVATENNTRVFLNDETTPVAVLNEGESYRINSTGYISQNFSGHYNMRIKSTKKIYVYQLMAGTTSRSDITPGANYIPPLSCFLPKKIDEIGMVDIMPYYTTFTPAVKLNIITEAGASVSVNGVTLSGTEGPYPVTGNPNWQTYSVNNVTGNITVQSTKAVTAGIAGGDDAVGYGGYFAGFSSIPVIAKKNGNCIPGMILEVDDSYASYQWNFNGEPIPGATTNTYSPTKAGNYTVTVSVGGSCPPETTPVFEVVMPPQIPTLLTDKVICVNETTTLDGGPGFQSYEWSTGATTQSISNAGVGNYWVIVGYNGCFSKYEASVTPAAQPVIKNIDLDNKKATLTVIGGKPPYSYSTDNINWQISNVFTNLPNGQHKFYVKDSYNCDPVAVEMTVINIINAITPNGDNINDMVSYSELRYKKDLSFSVYDRYGNNVFKGTAFNNYTWDGKFSNKKILSGTYWFEISWKESDKQNTAIKYTGWILVKNRE; encoded by the coding sequence ATGATCCCTAAAGAAATATTCTATCATACAAAGCAATGGTCAGCCTTTTCAAAGAAGCTTTTGTTTGGTTTTTTATTACTTCTCTTTGCCAGCAATGATCTTTTTTCGCAAAGAGATACCGAACATTGGTTTGCCCCTATGATGTCAAGGCTCAACCGTAATAATGACAGACAGGCTTTGTTCCTGTCTACAGACAGTACTGTTCCTTTCCCTGTTACCATTTACAATAACAATATAGCTATAGGAACGGTTACGATCAGTAAAGGAAATCCTCAGACATTTGATATTCCTATGGAACTGATGATTGCCGATTCTCAGACTGAACTTTTTAAGGCAACGACCAGAGGTCTTTATGTAAAAGGAAAGAAACCCTTTTTCTGTACATTCAGGTTCTCTGTAAAAGCACATGCTGAAATTCTGACTTCCAAAGGAAAAGCAGGAATCGGTAAAAAGTTTTATACAGCTTATGGGCCTATTACCATATCCTCATCAGTATATAACTTTTCCTGTGGCATTTTAGCTACCGAAGACAATACCACAGTAACGGTTTCGGGCTATAAACCTTCCGTTCAGTTTTCTAATGGAACCAACGGAACCAATACTCCCTCGATGACTTTTACATTAAATAAGGGACAGTCCTATATCTTAGATGGATTAGGAAATATACCCGGGAATCAGACTGGGTTTATCGGGGCTAAAATTGAAGCTACAAAACCCATAACAGTTACCAACGGGAATTTCAATGGGCAGATTGTTGGTTCAAATAACGGAGGTGATATCCTGATGGATCAGTCTATTCCTGTAGAACGTATTGGCGATGAATATGTACTGATGAAAGGAATGGCTCTCCTGGCAGAGAACACGGAAGGAGCTATAGTAGTGGCTACAGAAAACAATACCCGGGTTTTCTTAAATGATGAGACGACTCCTGTTGCCGTCCTGAATGAAGGTGAATCCTACAGAATAAATTCTACAGGATATATCAGCCAGAATTTCAGCGGGCATTATAATATGCGGATAAAAAGTACCAAAAAGATCTATGTTTATCAGCTGATGGCAGGAACAACCTCAAGGAGTGATATTACCCCAGGAGCCAACTACATTCCGCCACTGAGCTGTTTTCTTCCCAAGAAAATAGATGAAATCGGTATGGTTGATATTATGCCTTATTATACCACTTTCACTCCTGCGGTTAAACTGAATATTATTACAGAAGCAGGTGCTTCGGTATCTGTAAATGGAGTAACCTTATCGGGCACAGAAGGACCTTATCCCGTTACAGGAAATCCAAACTGGCAGACTTATTCCGTCAATAATGTGACAGGGAATATTACTGTACAGTCTACCAAAGCGGTAACCGCAGGAATAGCAGGAGGAGACGATGCAGTAGGGTACGGCGGTTATTTTGCGGGATTTTCTTCCATTCCTGTTATTGCCAAAAAGAATGGAAACTGTATTCCGGGAATGATCCTTGAAGTGGATGACAGCTATGCTTCTTACCAATGGAACTTCAATGGAGAACCTATTCCGGGAGCGACTACTAATACCTATTCTCCAACCAAAGCAGGAAATTATACCGTAACTGTATCCGTGGGTGGGAGCTGTCCTCCTGAAACCACTCCTGTATTTGAGGTGGTAATGCCTCCCCAGATTCCAACGCTGCTTACCGACAAGGTGATCTGCGTTAATGAGACAACAACATTAGATGGCGGTCCTGGATTTCAGTCGTATGAATGGAGTACAGGAGCTACCACACAATCCATCTCCAATGCCGGAGTCGGGAATTACTGGGTGATTGTAGGATATAATGGCTGCTTCAGCAAGTATGAGGCGTCTGTAACACCCGCTGCTCAACCCGTAATCAAGAATATTGACCTGGATAATAAAAAAGCTACGCTTACTGTGATTGGAGGAAAGCCTCCTTACAGCTATTCCACGGATAATATCAACTGGCAGATTTCCAATGTGTTTACGAACCTTCCAAACGGACAGCATAAGTTTTACGTGAAAGATTCTTATAACTGTGATCCTGTTGCGGTAGAAATGACGGTCATCAATATCATCAATGCTATCACTCCGAACGGAGACAACATTAATGATATGGTTTCCTATTCAGAGCTCCGCTACAAGAAAGATCTGTCTTTTTCGGTGTATGACCGGTATGGGAATAATGTCTTTAAAGGGACAGCCTTCAACAACTATACATGGGACGGGAAATTCAGCAATAAGAAAATCCTTTCCGGAACCTATTGGTTCGAAATCTCATGGAAAGAATCTGATAAACAAAATACAGCTATTAAATATACAGGCTGGATTCTGGTGAAAAACAGAGAATAA
- a CDS encoding tetratricopeptide repeat protein: MKLAARIFLFIILFCQGLLFGQNISDDSLIKKANQEIYNNPDNAISIGKKLLQKEKDVNKSIRIYLLLSTAEIAKRNFDESLRHILKARELVRKTNDPKVQTTFFISAAIQFQQMELYSKSLETLDEADEYLARLPEGLSFKYFETARSYALRGMIYKSQSNPEIALQEFLIAVKNFEKVKEKKTTFFNQSIMYYNIGYCYLNLNQPEKAEPAFMRSMDFAGLIKAKSLEAFALKGLAEVHKQKHQNQAALDLLLKAQKLGEESGDLTLNEGIYKEMADNYLAMGEQNHYQNYSKKYIETRFKREQSELSSINHAIDAHTIETEKKNSELISHYNYLIAISMVTGLVILSVLIMMILKIRRRNKNDQKEIQKLLRS; the protein is encoded by the coding sequence ATGAAACTAGCGGCCAGAATTTTCCTGTTTATAATACTGTTCTGTCAAGGCTTGTTGTTTGGGCAGAACATTTCTGATGATTCCCTGATCAAAAAGGCTAACCAGGAGATCTACAATAATCCGGACAATGCAATCAGTATAGGAAAAAAACTACTTCAAAAAGAGAAAGATGTTAATAAATCCATCAGAATCTACCTGCTTCTGTCCACGGCAGAAATTGCCAAAAGAAACTTTGATGAATCACTCAGACATATTCTAAAAGCCAGAGAACTGGTTCGGAAAACCAATGATCCCAAGGTACAGACCACCTTCTTTATTTCGGCTGCCATTCAGTTCCAACAAATGGAGCTTTATAGTAAAAGCCTTGAAACACTGGATGAAGCAGACGAATATCTGGCCAGACTTCCCGAAGGGCTTTCTTTTAAATATTTTGAAACTGCCAGAAGCTATGCTCTGCGGGGAATGATCTATAAAAGCCAGTCCAATCCTGAAATTGCACTTCAGGAATTCTTAATTGCCGTGAAAAACTTTGAAAAGGTGAAAGAAAAGAAGACCACCTTTTTTAACCAGAGTATCATGTATTATAATATCGGATACTGCTATCTCAATCTCAACCAGCCTGAAAAAGCAGAGCCTGCCTTTATGAGATCGATGGATTTTGCTGGCCTGATCAAAGCCAAAAGTCTGGAGGCTTTTGCCTTAAAAGGATTGGCTGAAGTACACAAACAGAAGCACCAGAATCAGGCAGCTCTGGACCTGCTGCTTAAGGCACAGAAGTTGGGAGAAGAATCAGGAGATCTTACCCTGAATGAAGGAATTTACAAAGAAATGGCAGATAATTACCTGGCAATGGGAGAACAGAACCATTATCAGAACTACAGCAAAAAGTATATTGAAACCCGTTTTAAAAGGGAACAAAGCGAGCTAAGTTCCATTAACCATGCCATTGATGCCCATACCATAGAAACCGAAAAAAAGAACAGTGAGCTAATCTCCCATTATAATTATCTTATTGCTATTTCAATGGTAACAGGATTGGTTATTCTCAGCGTGCTTATTATGATGATTTTAAAAATAAGAAGGCGTAATAAAAATGATCAGAAAGAAATTCAGAAGCTTCTCAGATCTTAG